A single Alcanivorax borkumensis SK2 DNA region contains:
- a CDS encoding esterase/lipase family protein, with translation MDEPQCVVLLHGLARTAHSMKKMETALEKSGYAVVNQGYPSTKKNIQTLAAETLRAALNKCPPNGAVHFVTHSMGGILLRQYLSQHRIPCLGRTVMLGPPNQGSEVVDRLGSWAPLRWFNGPAGSQMGTSPDSIPNQLGPVDFPVGVIAGNQTINFLLSTQLPGPNDGKVTVERTKVEGMQDHLVLPVTHPFMMRNGAVIEQVKVFLETGQFSPEG, from the coding sequence ATGGACGAGCCGCAATGCGTTGTGTTGTTGCATGGGTTGGCCAGAACCGCCCATTCAATGAAGAAAATGGAAACGGCCCTGGAGAAAAGCGGTTATGCCGTGGTTAATCAGGGCTATCCTTCTACCAAAAAGAACATTCAAACCCTTGCCGCTGAAACCCTTCGCGCCGCACTGAATAAATGCCCACCCAACGGGGCGGTTCATTTTGTCACCCACTCCATGGGCGGCATTTTGCTGCGCCAGTATCTCAGCCAACATAGGATTCCATGCCTGGGCAGAACCGTCATGCTCGGCCCACCCAATCAGGGCAGTGAAGTCGTCGACCGCCTCGGTAGCTGGGCGCCACTCCGGTGGTTCAACGGCCCCGCCGGCAGCCAAATGGGCACCAGCCCGGATAGCATCCCCAACCAGCTTGGCCCAGTGGATTTTCCGGTGGGAGTCATTGCCGGCAACCAAACCATCAATTTTCTGCTCTCCACCCAACTTCCCGGCCCCAATGACGGCAAAGTCACCGTGGAAAGAACCAAAGTCGAAGGCATGCAGGATCATTTGGTATTGCCGGTGACGCATCCGTTCATGATGCGAAACGGCGCGGTGATTGAGCAGGTAAAGGTGTTTTTGGAAACGGGGCAGTTTTCCCCTGAGGGGTAG
- a CDS encoding aminotransferase class V-fold PLP-dependent enzyme: MPALPRDFDRDGLLEYSVVFTDRSLNHMSQRFQQVMRDISSTLKQVYNAHSVTVVPGGGSYGMEAVARQFATDQSCLVIRNGFFSFRWSQIFEMGKIPAKETVLKASPVNDQPQAAFAPAPIEDVVAAIKAEKPAMVFAPHVETASGIILPDDYIKQVADAVHSVGGLFVLDCIASGTIWVDMQACGVDVLISAPQKGWSSSPCSALVMLSEAADKRLQETTSTSFACDLRKWRDIMIAYENGGHAYHATMPTDALTAFRDTMLETVERGLDTVKAQQWQLGKAVRALMAEHGFASVAAPGFEAPGVVVSYTGDDGIKSGAAFVAQGLQTAGGVPLMCDEPADFKTFRVGLFGLDKLGDVDAAVARLKTALDQIG; encoded by the coding sequence GTGCCTGCTTTACCCCGCGATTTTGACCGTGATGGTCTGCTCGAATATTCCGTGGTTTTCACCGACCGTTCCCTGAACCATATGTCACAGCGCTTTCAGCAGGTGATGCGGGATATCTCATCGACCTTGAAGCAGGTCTATAACGCGCATTCGGTGACCGTGGTGCCCGGCGGCGGCAGCTATGGCATGGAAGCGGTGGCCCGGCAGTTTGCCACCGATCAATCTTGCCTGGTGATCCGCAATGGCTTCTTCAGCTTCCGCTGGAGCCAGATCTTCGAGATGGGCAAGATTCCCGCCAAAGAAACCGTGCTCAAGGCGTCACCGGTTAATGACCAGCCGCAAGCCGCGTTTGCACCGGCTCCTATTGAAGACGTGGTCGCGGCGATTAAGGCTGAAAAACCGGCCATGGTGTTTGCGCCTCATGTGGAAACGGCGTCCGGCATTATTCTGCCCGATGACTACATCAAACAGGTGGCCGATGCAGTGCACAGCGTGGGTGGCCTGTTCGTGCTCGACTGCATTGCCTCCGGCACCATCTGGGTGGATATGCAGGCGTGCGGCGTGGATGTGCTAATCAGCGCGCCACAAAAAGGCTGGAGCAGCTCGCCGTGCAGCGCACTGGTGATGCTCAGCGAAGCGGCCGACAAGCGCCTGCAGGAGACCACCAGCACCAGCTTTGCCTGCGACCTGCGTAAATGGCGCGACATCATGATTGCCTATGAAAACGGCGGCCATGCCTACCACGCCACCATGCCCACCGATGCGCTGACCGCTTTCCGCGACACCATGCTGGAAACCGTGGAACGTGGCCTGGACACCGTTAAAGCCCAACAGTGGCAGCTGGGCAAGGCAGTCCGTGCGTTGATGGCTGAGCATGGTTTTGCCAGCGTGGCGGCACCGGGCTTTGAAGCTCCCGGCGTGGTGGTGTCCTACACCGGCGACGATGGCATTAAAAGTGGCGCGGCGTTTGTGGCGCAAGGTCTGCAGACCGCAGGTGGTGTGCCTCTCATGTGTGACGAACCGGCGGACTTCAAAACCTTCCGTGTTGGCCTGTTTGGCTTGGACAAACTCGGCGACGTGGATGCGGCGGTGGCCCGCCTCAAAACCGCACTGGATCAAATTGGCTAG
- the rsxA gene encoding electron transport complex subunit RsxA, translating into MTEYVLILISAVLVNNFVLVQFLGLCPFMGVSNKVETAMGMSLATTFVLTLSSVLAYLTWAYILVPFELEYLRTISFILVIAVAVQFTEMFVKKASPLLYRVLGVFLPLITSNCAVLGVALLNVRQEDATFMSSLTYGFGAAIGFSLVLILFAAMRERIAVADVPEAFRGPSIGLITAGLMSLAFMGFSGLIKL; encoded by the coding sequence ATGACTGAGTACGTCCTGATTCTGATCAGCGCTGTGCTGGTGAACAATTTCGTGCTGGTGCAGTTCCTTGGGCTGTGCCCATTCATGGGGGTCTCCAATAAAGTGGAGACCGCCATGGGTATGTCTTTGGCCACCACTTTCGTGCTGACCCTGTCTTCGGTGCTTGCCTACCTGACCTGGGCCTACATTCTGGTGCCCTTTGAACTGGAATACCTGCGCACCATCAGCTTTATTTTGGTGATCGCCGTGGCCGTGCAGTTCACCGAAATGTTTGTTAAGAAAGCCAGCCCCTTGCTGTACCGGGTGCTGGGCGTCTTTCTGCCCCTCATTACCTCTAACTGTGCCGTGCTGGGCGTGGCTCTGCTGAATGTTCGCCAGGAAGACGCCACCTTTATGTCGTCGCTGACCTATGGTTTCGGTGCCGCCATTGGTTTTTCCCTGGTACTGATTCTGTTTGCCGCCATGCGTGAGCGCATTGCCGTGGCCGATGTGCCCGAAGCTTTTCGCGGCCCCAGCATCGGCCTGATTACCGCTGGCTTGATGTCGCTGGCGTTCATGGGCTTTTCCGGGTTGATCAAGCTATGA
- the rsxB gene encoding electron transport complex subunit RsxB encodes MSGVLIAVAALLALAAVFGAVLGFASEKFKVEGDPIVDQIDSLLPQTQCGQCGHPGCRPYAEAIAEGEEHNRCPPGGQDTVVALSELLGREELTLDDEGAEDANVAKVAYIREDECIGCTKCIQACPVDAIVGAAKLMHTVIVDECTGCDLCVEPCPVDCIDMLEVKPTLQTWGWQRPAGIGERPDSRIEVVNL; translated from the coding sequence ATGAGTGGTGTACTGATTGCTGTCGCCGCCCTGCTAGCCTTGGCCGCCGTGTTCGGTGCGGTGCTGGGTTTTGCCTCGGAAAAGTTCAAAGTGGAAGGCGACCCGATCGTCGACCAAATCGACTCGTTGCTGCCCCAAACTCAATGCGGCCAGTGCGGCCATCCGGGCTGTCGCCCCTACGCAGAAGCCATTGCTGAAGGCGAAGAGCACAACCGCTGCCCGCCAGGGGGGCAAGACACGGTTGTTGCGTTATCGGAACTATTGGGCCGCGAAGAACTGACGCTGGATGATGAAGGCGCGGAAGACGCTAACGTGGCCAAGGTGGCCTACATCCGTGAAGACGAGTGTATTGGCTGCACCAAGTGCATCCAGGCCTGCCCGGTAGATGCCATTGTCGGCGCCGCCAAGCTGATGCACACCGTCATTGTGGATGAGTGCACCGGCTGCGACCTCTGCGTGGAGCCCTGCCCGGTGGATTGCATTGATATGCTGGAAGTGAAGCCCACCCTGCAAACCTGGGGCTGGCAGCGCCCGGCCGGCATTGGTGAACGCCCGGACAGCCGTATCGAGGTGGTGAATTTATGA
- the rsxC gene encoding electron transport complex subunit RsxC, whose product MSQAQTDKAQKPRSIFARLASGVRGSATPAGKIHDFHGGIHPPEMKHLSNGTPIMAGPLPQQLVLPLNMHIGAPAKPLVAPGDKVLKGQMIAEPVGAVSAAIHAPTSGTVSAIGPRPIQHPSGMDAVCIVIDTDGEDQWIEHQGVTDFTEKSPAELVDIIRHAGIAGMGGAGFPTSIKVNLGDHQRVEQLIINAVECEPYITADDRLMRERAEQIVTGIHILQYLLNPRRTLIGIEDNKPEAISAIKRACKGCDIEVRVVPTKYPSGGEKQLIQLLTGKEVASGQLPAQVGVVCQNVGTAYAIKRAVCDGEPLISRVTTLTGDGVSQPGNYEVLLGTPVRDLLAYGNLAGLEIGRLVMGGPMMGFTLHNPAVPVVKTTNCIIAASPEELPEPPPEQPCIRCGSCAEVCPANLLPQQLYWHAKNDDLEKAQHHNLMDCIECGACAYVCPSHIPLVQYYRYAKAEVRQQAADQLKADKARQRFEARQARIEHEQAEKEARRQARLEANRKKKETGPAAASSVDVAALKQASLDASKAYKAAVKAAKAAEADGADNVAELKAQAESLKAVADQAKAAVRDAKDGAPVAAAPAEDTVAKLKKQVGEASSAYKAAVKAAKAAEAEGADNVAELKAQADTLKAAADALKAELRDAKANAPAAGAPATQVDPVAELKKQVGEASSAYKAAVKAAKQADENGNDNAAELRAEADRLKAIADQLKAELRDAKASAPATAAPVTAYATAKTDPVTALKQQVGEASMAYKAAVKTAKQADEEGADNVAELRAEADRLKAIADQLKADLRDAKAAAPTVPAPTPTPAAAPPAATDRPAVPEEQAPQSLTEVDPEQAAKRQKRLKGLKTAYNMAHKQYKEAHAAFERAERNETASADELSAMQGKIDKLKAKADNARDALDALIEEAKADIRAHTGKDLKTLKLEAARAESALADKQQELEQQRSSASEDTLEALSSELQALESETQIARKALKQALEEQGLAE is encoded by the coding sequence ATGAGTCAGGCCCAAACCGATAAAGCCCAGAAGCCCCGCTCGATTTTTGCCCGCCTGGCATCAGGCGTGCGGGGCTCGGCGACTCCTGCTGGAAAGATTCATGACTTCCATGGCGGCATTCATCCGCCGGAAATGAAACACCTGTCCAACGGCACGCCCATTATGGCCGGCCCGCTGCCACAGCAGCTGGTGTTGCCGTTGAACATGCACATCGGCGCGCCTGCCAAGCCATTGGTGGCACCTGGTGACAAGGTCCTTAAAGGGCAAATGATTGCCGAACCCGTCGGTGCGGTGAGCGCGGCCATTCATGCGCCCACCTCTGGCACGGTCAGCGCTATCGGCCCACGCCCCATACAACACCCATCAGGAATGGATGCCGTATGTATCGTCATCGATACCGATGGCGAAGACCAGTGGATTGAGCACCAAGGCGTTACCGATTTCACCGAAAAAAGCCCGGCGGAACTGGTCGATATAATTCGCCACGCGGGCATTGCCGGCATGGGCGGCGCCGGCTTCCCTACCAGCATCAAAGTTAACTTGGGCGACCACCAGCGCGTAGAGCAGCTGATCATCAATGCGGTGGAGTGCGAACCCTACATCACCGCCGACGACCGCCTGATGCGCGAACGTGCCGAGCAAATCGTTACTGGCATTCATATTCTTCAATACCTTCTCAATCCTCGCCGTACCTTAATCGGTATCGAGGACAACAAGCCCGAGGCCATTTCCGCGATCAAGCGGGCCTGCAAAGGCTGCGATATTGAAGTGCGCGTGGTGCCCACCAAATACCCCTCCGGCGGTGAGAAGCAGCTAATCCAGTTGCTCACCGGCAAGGAAGTGGCCAGTGGCCAATTGCCTGCCCAGGTGGGCGTGGTATGCCAAAACGTGGGCACGGCCTATGCCATTAAACGGGCCGTGTGTGATGGCGAGCCACTGATATCGCGGGTCACCACCCTCACCGGCGATGGCGTCAGCCAGCCCGGTAACTACGAGGTGCTGCTGGGCACCCCGGTGCGCGATTTACTGGCCTATGGCAACTTGGCTGGCCTGGAGATTGGCCGTTTGGTCATGGGTGGGCCAATGATGGGCTTCACCCTGCACAACCCGGCTGTGCCGGTGGTCAAAACCACCAACTGCATTATTGCTGCCAGCCCGGAAGAGCTGCCGGAACCGCCACCGGAACAACCCTGCATTCGCTGTGGTTCCTGCGCGGAAGTGTGCCCAGCCAACCTGCTGCCCCAGCAACTGTACTGGCACGCCAAGAATGACGACCTGGAAAAAGCACAGCATCACAACCTGATGGACTGCATCGAATGCGGTGCCTGTGCCTATGTATGCCCCAGCCATATTCCCTTGGTGCAGTACTACCGCTACGCCAAGGCCGAAGTTCGCCAACAGGCCGCAGACCAGCTAAAAGCCGACAAGGCTCGCCAGCGCTTCGAAGCCCGGCAGGCTCGCATCGAGCACGAACAGGCAGAAAAAGAAGCCCGTCGCCAAGCGCGCCTGGAAGCCAATCGCAAGAAGAAGGAAACCGGCCCGGCCGCCGCCAGTTCCGTGGATGTGGCCGCCCTGAAACAGGCGTCACTGGATGCCTCAAAAGCCTACAAAGCCGCAGTGAAAGCGGCCAAGGCCGCAGAGGCCGATGGCGCAGACAACGTGGCCGAACTGAAAGCCCAGGCGGAGAGCCTAAAAGCCGTGGCCGACCAGGCCAAAGCGGCAGTGCGTGATGCCAAAGACGGCGCCCCCGTTGCGGCAGCCCCGGCAGAAGATACGGTGGCCAAACTCAAGAAGCAGGTCGGCGAGGCCTCCAGCGCGTACAAGGCGGCAGTGAAAGCCGCCAAAGCAGCGGAAGCCGAAGGCGCAGACAATGTGGCGGAATTGAAAGCCCAGGCAGACACACTGAAAGCCGCCGCCGACGCACTCAAGGCTGAGCTGCGCGATGCCAAAGCCAATGCACCGGCAGCCGGCGCACCGGCCACACAGGTAGACCCGGTTGCCGAGTTGAAGAAACAGGTCGGTGAAGCCTCCTCCGCTTACAAGGCCGCAGTGAAAGCGGCCAAACAGGCCGATGAGAACGGCAACGATAACGCTGCCGAACTCCGCGCCGAAGCAGACCGGTTGAAAGCCATTGCCGACCAACTGAAAGCCGAGCTCCGTGACGCCAAGGCCAGCGCGCCAGCCACCGCTGCGCCTGTAACAGCGTACGCCACAGCTAAAACCGACCCGGTAACAGCGCTAAAGCAACAGGTTGGCGAAGCCTCCATGGCCTACAAGGCGGCGGTAAAAACAGCCAAGCAGGCCGATGAAGAGGGCGCCGATAACGTGGCCGAGCTTCGCGCCGAGGCAGACCGCCTAAAAGCTATCGCGGATCAGCTAAAAGCCGACCTACGCGATGCCAAAGCCGCCGCGCCCACTGTACCCGCACCTACGCCAACGCCCGCAGCAGCCCCGCCGGCGGCCACCGACCGCCCTGCGGTTCCGGAAGAACAGGCGCCGCAGTCGTTGACTGAAGTCGACCCGGAACAGGCGGCCAAACGGCAGAAACGCCTTAAGGGCTTAAAAACCGCCTATAACATGGCGCACAAGCAATACAAGGAAGCCCACGCTGCCTTCGAACGGGCCGAGCGCAACGAAACCGCCAGCGCCGACGAACTCAGCGCTATGCAGGGCAAAATCGACAAACTCAAAGCCAAGGCGGACAACGCCCGTGATGCACTGGATGCTCTGATCGAAGAAGCCAAGGCCGACATTCGTGCCCATACCGGCAAAGACCTGAAAACCCTGAAACTGGAAGCCGCCCGCGCAGAAAGTGCTCTGGCAGACAAACAGCAGGAACTGGAACAGCAACGCAGCAGTGCGTCGGAAGACACCCTTGAAGCGCTAAGCTCGGAACTTCAGGCGCTGGAAAGCGAAACCCAGATTGCCCGCAAGGCGCTCAAGCAAGCGCTAGAAGAACAAGGATTGGCAGAATGA
- the rsxD gene encoding electron transport complex subunit RsxD, producing the protein MSLITSTSPHATVKNNTGAFMRQVIYATLPGLAVLTWQFGWGSVINVLWAVIVALVSEALFLKARGRNIAFYLKDYSAVVTAVLLGLALPPTAPWWLTLVGVSFAIIVAKQLYGGLGMNPFNPAMVGYVLLLISFPVAMTQWLAPGEPLSLLQSWQLFTGQLPVDGLSGATPLDTFRTVHSAGASSEIELASHSILHGQFAGLGWEWVNLAFLLGGLYLISRKIITWHIPAGFLAGLGLPALLAWLIDPVRFADPLFQLFSGGAMLGAFFIATDPVSAATSRMGRLVYALLIGVLIWVIRTFGGYPDAVAFSVLLLNLSAPFIDYYTQPRTYGHKSSNRGTN; encoded by the coding sequence ATGAGCCTGATTACCTCAACGTCACCCCATGCCACGGTGAAAAACAACACCGGCGCGTTTATGCGCCAGGTGATCTACGCCACCCTGCCCGGCCTTGCCGTGCTGACTTGGCAGTTTGGCTGGGGGTCGGTGATCAACGTGCTTTGGGCGGTGATTGTTGCGCTGGTCAGTGAAGCGTTATTCCTAAAAGCCCGTGGCCGCAATATCGCCTTCTACCTGAAAGACTACAGTGCGGTGGTGACTGCGGTACTGCTTGGTTTAGCGTTGCCGCCCACCGCCCCCTGGTGGCTCACCCTGGTGGGTGTCAGCTTTGCCATCATCGTAGCCAAGCAGCTATACGGCGGCCTGGGCATGAACCCCTTCAACCCGGCCATGGTCGGCTATGTGCTGCTGCTCATTTCCTTCCCGGTGGCCATGACTCAATGGCTGGCGCCCGGCGAACCGTTATCGTTGCTACAAAGCTGGCAGCTGTTTACCGGGCAACTGCCGGTAGACGGGCTCAGCGGTGCCACCCCACTAGACACCTTCCGCACCGTCCACAGTGCCGGGGCAAGCAGCGAGATAGAGCTGGCCAGCCACAGTATTCTGCATGGCCAGTTTGCCGGGCTGGGTTGGGAATGGGTCAACCTGGCATTCCTGCTCGGCGGCCTGTATCTCATTAGCCGCAAAATCATCACCTGGCACATTCCTGCGGGCTTTCTCGCAGGCCTAGGCTTACCGGCTCTGCTTGCCTGGTTGATTGATCCGGTCCGCTTTGCCGACCCGCTCTTTCAGCTGTTTTCTGGTGGCGCCATGCTGGGGGCATTCTTTATCGCCACCGACCCGGTCAGTGCCGCCACCAGCCGCATGGGCCGGCTGGTTTATGCCTTGCTGATCGGCGTGCTGATCTGGGTGATTCGCACCTTTGGCGGCTACCCGGACGCGGTGGCATTTTCGGTATTGCTGCTCAACCTGTCCGCCCCCTTCATTGATTACTACACCCAGCCACGGACCTACGGGCATAAGTCATCCAACCGAGGGACCAACTGA
- the rsxG gene encoding electron transport complex subunit RsxG, with product MMRYAITKNAVILGLFAIGTAATLAITNEATLDQVRCNKQQALMTSLNQVMPHHQHDNDLLADRITVNDPLLGRSEQHLYRARLNGENSGAVLEANAPDGYGGAIALIVGVDTQGQVQGVRVVPPHNETPGLGDSIETKKSDWILGFNGHSLGNPEAAGWAVKKDGGEFDSFTGATITPRAVVGAVHRALQYFSANQNHVFSAPADTTPVETCDE from the coding sequence ATGATGCGCTATGCCATCACCAAGAACGCGGTGATCCTCGGGCTGTTTGCCATTGGCACAGCCGCCACCCTGGCCATTACCAATGAAGCCACGTTAGATCAGGTGCGCTGCAACAAGCAGCAAGCGCTGATGACCTCATTGAATCAGGTGATGCCTCATCATCAGCACGACAACGACTTGCTTGCCGACCGTATCACCGTGAACGATCCCCTGCTGGGCCGCAGCGAGCAGCACCTATACCGTGCCCGGCTGAATGGCGAGAACAGCGGTGCCGTTCTGGAAGCCAACGCCCCGGATGGCTACGGCGGCGCCATTGCCTTGATTGTCGGCGTGGATACCCAAGGCCAAGTGCAAGGCGTGCGCGTGGTGCCGCCTCACAATGAAACCCCGGGTTTGGGGGACAGTATCGAAACCAAAAAGTCTGACTGGATTCTTGGCTTCAATGGCCATTCTCTGGGCAACCCAGAGGCGGCAGGCTGGGCCGTAAAGAAAGACGGCGGCGAGTTCGACAGCTTTACCGGCGCCACCATTACCCCCCGTGCGGTAGTCGGCGCCGTGCACCGCGCGCTACAGTATTTCTCGGCTAACCAGAACCACGTCTTCAGCGCCCCTGCAGACACCACCCCGGTGGAGACCTGTGATGAGTGA
- a CDS encoding electron transport complex subunit E, whose translation MSDVNYKKISMDGLWNNNPATVQILGLCPLLAVTGSVVNAMGLGLATLVVLMGSNACVSLIRHYVTDAVRLPAFVMIIAAMVTVIEMLMQAYTFELYEILGIFIPLIVTNCTVLGRADAFASKNAVLPAMVDGVMMGMGFLVILLILGGMRELVGQGTLFSNMQLLFGPMAAHWELTVIDNYGGFLLAILPPGAFLGLGLIIAGKNVIDKRIKEVQKRKASDEPKTSRRVRTTGKVG comes from the coding sequence ATGAGTGATGTGAACTACAAAAAGATCAGCATGGACGGCTTGTGGAATAACAACCCGGCCACCGTGCAGATTCTCGGCCTGTGCCCTTTGCTGGCAGTTACCGGGTCCGTGGTCAACGCCATGGGCCTGGGCCTGGCAACGCTGGTGGTGCTGATGGGATCCAACGCCTGCGTATCACTGATTCGTCATTACGTTACCGATGCTGTGCGCCTGCCTGCCTTCGTAATGATCATCGCGGCCATGGTAACCGTGATCGAAATGCTGATGCAGGCTTACACCTTTGAGCTGTATGAAATCCTCGGCATTTTCATTCCGCTGATCGTAACCAACTGCACCGTGCTGGGCCGCGCCGATGCCTTCGCCAGTAAAAATGCGGTTCTGCCCGCTATGGTGGACGGCGTGATGATGGGCATGGGCTTTTTGGTGATCTTGCTGATTCTCGGTGGCATGCGCGAACTGGTAGGCCAAGGCACACTGTTCAGCAACATGCAGCTGCTCTTCGGCCCCATGGCTGCCCATTGGGAGCTCACGGTCATCGATAACTACGGCGGTTTCCTGCTCGCCATCTTGCCGCCCGGCGCCTTCCTTGGGTTGGGGCTGATCATCGCGGGTAAAAACGTCATCGACAAGCGCATCAAAGAAGTCCAGAAACGCAAAGCCAGCGACGAACCTAAAACCAGCCGTCGGGTGCGCACCACCGGAAAAGTCGGCTAG